A stretch of the Argentina anserina chromosome 6, drPotAnse1.1, whole genome shotgun sequence genome encodes the following:
- the LOC126800059 gene encoding glycine-rich cell wall structural protein → MVRSRIDLALFALLCIQVLAVSVAARNVVSVRNDEEEKNLGAGFGSGAGGGFGGGSGGGAGGGFGGGSGGGSGGGVGGGFGGGSGGGFGGGAGGGGGAGGGGGFGGGSSGGGGLGGGHGVGGGGHGVGGGIGKGGGIGGGIGKGGGAGGGFGKGGGIGGGSGKGGGIGGGGGFGKGGGHGVGGGFGKGGGFGKGGGHGVGGGIGKGGGIGGGGGFGKGGGHGVGGGFGKGSGIGGGGGFGKGGGHGVGGGFGKGGGIGKGGGIGGGGGGGFGKGGGHGVGGGIGKGGGIGGGGGSGIGGGAGGGFGKGGGVGGGIGKGGGIGGGGGFGKGGGIGGGGGFGGGSGGGGGSGGGIGGGFGKGGGIGRGVGGGSGGGGGFGGGFGGGVGGGAGGGSGGGGGIGGH, encoded by the exons ATGGTGCGTAGTAGGATAGATCTTGCTTTGTTCGCTTTGCTTTGCATTCAGGTTCTTGCAGTGAGTGTTGCTGCAAGGAATGTAGTGAGTGTGAGGAACGACGAGGAGGAAAAGAACTTGGGGGCTGGATTTGGCAGCGGAGCTGGAG GAGGCTTTGGTGGTGGTTCTGGTGGTGGGGCAGGGGGAGGCTTCGGAGGAGGTAGTGGTGGTGGTTCTGGTGGTGGGGTAGGGGGAGGCTTCGGAGGAGGTAGTGGTGGTGGCTTTGGTGGTGGAGCTGGAGGAGGCGGTGGAGCCGGAGGGGGTGGTGGCTTTGGTGGTGGGTCTAGCGGCGGTGGAGGGTTAGGTGGTGGTCATGGGGTTGGAGGTGGTGGCCATGGCGTTGGTGGTGGGATTGGCAAAGGTGGAGGAATTGGCGGTGGAATTGGTAAAGGTGGTGGTGCTGGGGGAGGTTTTGGCAAAGGTGGCGGTATTGGTGGTGGAAGTGGAAAAGGTGGTGGAATaggaggaggtggaggttTTGGCAAGGGTGGAGGCCATGGTGTTGGGGGCGGATTTGGTAAAGGTG GCGGCTTTGGCAAGGGTGGAGGCCATGGTGTTGGTGGTGGAATTGGAAAGGGTGGCGGAAtcggaggaggtggtggtttTGGCAAAGGTGGAGGTCATGGTGTTGGTGGTGGATTTGGAAAAGGTAGTGGAATaggaggaggtggaggttTTGGCAAGGGTGGAGGCCATGGTGTTGGGGGCGGATTTGGTAAAGGTGGTGGAATTGGAAAAGGTGGCGGAATAGGAGGAGGAG GTGGAGGCGGCTTTGGCAAGGGTGGAGGCCATGGTGTTGGTGGTGGAATTGGAAAGGGTGGCGGAAtcggaggaggtggtg GTAGTGGCATTGGAGGCGGAGCAGGAGGAGGCTTTGGTAAGGGTGGCGGAGTAGGTGGTGGAATCGGCAAAGGCGGTGGaattggtggtggtggtggtttcgGTAAAGGCGGTGGTAttggaggaggtggaggatTTGGTGGCGGCAGTGGAGGTGGAGGCGGCTCCGGTGGTGGAATAGGAGGGGGATTTGGCAAAGGTGGTGGCATTGGTAGGGGAGTGGGAGGAGGCTCTGGCGGAGGTGGCGGATTTGGCGGTGGTTTTGGTGGTGGAGTAGGTGGAGGAGCTGGGGGAGGCagtggaggtggtggtggaatTGGAGGCCACTAA